The following proteins are encoded in a genomic region of Desmodus rotundus isolate HL8 unplaced genomic scaffold, HLdesRot8A.1 manual_scaffold_92, whole genome shotgun sequence:
- the LOC112314607 gene encoding sodium- and chloride-dependent glycine transporter 1 isoform X1, translated as MAAARGPVAPSSPEQNGAVPSEATKRDQNLKRGNWGNQIEFVLTSVGYAVGLGNVWRFPYLCYRNGGGAFMFPYFIMLIFCGIPLFFMELSFGQFASQGCLGVWRISPMFKGVGYGMMVVSTYIGIYYNVVICIAFYYFFSSMTHVLPWAYCNNPWNSPDCAGVLDTSNLTNGSQSAALPSNVSHLLNRTLQRTSPSEEYWRLYVLKLSNDIGDFGEVRLPLLGCLGVSWVVVFLCLIRGVKSSGKVVYFTATFPYVVLTILFVRGVTLEGAFTGIMYYLTPQWDKILEAKVWGDAASQIFYSLGCAWGGLITMASYNKFHNNCYRDSVIISITNCATSVYAGFVIFSILGFMANHLGVDVSRVADHGPGLAFVAYPEALTLLPISPLWSLLFFFMLILLGLGTQFCLLETLVTAIVDEVGNEWILQKKTYVTLGVAVAGFLLGIPLTSQAGIYWLLLMDNYAASFSLVVISCIMCVSIMYIYGHRNYFQDIQMMLGFPPPFFFQICWRFISPAIIFFILIFTVIQYRPITYNHYQYPGWAVAIGFLMALSSVICIPFYALFQLCRTDGDTLLQRLKNATKPSRDWGPALLEHRTGRYAPTILPSPEDGLEAQPLHPDKAQIPLVGSNGSNRLQDSRI; from the exons AATGGTGCTGTGCCCAGCGAGGCCACCAAGAGGGACCAGAACCTCAAACGGGGCAACTGGGGCAACCAGATCGAGTTTGTACTGACGAGCGTGGGCTATGCCGTGGGCCTGGGCAATGTCTGGCGCTTCCCATACCTCTGCTATCGCAACGGGGGAG gcgcctTCATGTTCCCCTACTTCATCATGCTGATATTCTGCGGGATCCCTCTCTTCTTCATGGAGCTCTCCTTCGGCCAGTTTGCAAGTCAGGGCTGCTTGGGGGTCTGGAGGATCAGCCCCATGTTCAAAG GTGTGGGCTATGGCATGATGGTGGTGTCTACGTACATTGGCATCTACTACAACGTGGTCATCTGCATCGCCTTCTACTACTTCTTCTCCTCCATGACACATGTGCTGCCCTGGGCCTACTGCAACAACCCCTGGAACTCCCCGGACTGCGCCGGCGTGCTGGACACCTCCAACCTCACCAACGGCTCGCAGTCTGCTGCCCTGCCCAGCAACGTCTCCCACCTGCTCAACCGCACCCTCCAGAGGACCAGCCCCAGCGAGGAGTACTGGAG GCTCTACGTGCTGAAGCTGTCAAATGACATCGGGGACTTTGGGGAGGTGAGACTGCCCCTCCTCGGCTGCCTTGGCGTCTCTTGGGTGGTCGTATTCCTCTGCCTCATCCGAGGGGTCAAGTCTTCAGGGAAA GTGGTGTACTTCACGGCTACGTTTCCCTATGTGGTGCTGACCATCCTCTTCGTCCGCGGCGTAACCCTGGAAGGAGCCTTCACAGGCATCATGTACTACCTGACCCCACAGTGGGACAAGATTCTGGAGGCCAAG GTATGGGGAGACGCGGCCTCCCAGATCTTCTACTCCCTGGGCTGCGCATGGGGAGGCCTCATCACCATGGCTTCCTACAACAAGTTCCACAACAACTGCTACCG GGATAGCGTCATCATCAGCATCACTAACTGTGCCACCAGCGTCTATGCTGGCTTTGTCATCTTCTCCATCCTGGGCTTCATGGCCAATCACCTGGGTGTGGACGTCTCCCGCGTGGCAGACCACGGCCCTGGCCTGGCCTTCGTGGCATACCCAGAGGCCCTCACACTGCTGCCCATCTCCCCGCTCTGGTCCCTGCTCTTCTTCTTCATGCTCATCTTGCTGGGGCTGGGCACTCAG TTCTGCCTCCTAGAGACGCTGGTGACAGCCATTGTGGATGAGGTGGGGAATGAGTGGATCCTGCAGAAAAAgacctatgtgaccttgggcgtGGCTGTGGCTGGCTTCCTGCTGGGCATCCCCCTCACCAGCCAA GCAGGCATCTACTGGCTGCTGCTAATGGACAACTACGCGGCCAGCTTCTCCTTGGTCGTCATCTCCTGCATCATGTGTGTGTCCATCATGTACATCTACG GACACCGGAACTACTTTCAGGACATCCAGATGATGTTGGGGTTCCCACCGCCCTTCTTCTTCCAGATCTGCTGGCGCTTCATCTCTCCGGCTATCATCTTC TTCATTCTCATCTTCACGGTGATCCAGTACCGTCCAATCACCTACAACCACTACCAGTATCCAGGCTGGGCAGTGGCCATCGGCTTCCTCATGGCGCTGTCCTCCGTCATTTGCATCCCATTCTACGCCCTGTTCCAGCTCTGCCGCACAGATGGGGACACCCTCCTCCAG CGTTTGAAAAATGCCACAAAGCCAAGCAGAGACTGGGGCCCCGCCCTCCTGGAGCACCGGACTGGGCGCTATGCCCCCACCATACTGCCCTCTCCTGAAGACGGGCTGGAGGCCCAGCCGCTGCACCCGGACAAGGCCCAGATCCCCCTGGTGGGCAGTAACGGCTCCAACCGTCTGCAGGACTCCCGGATATGA
- the LOC112314607 gene encoding sodium- and chloride-dependent glycine transporter 1 isoform X2, whose product MVGKGAKGMLNGAVPSEATKRDQNLKRGNWGNQIEFVLTSVGYAVGLGNVWRFPYLCYRNGGGAFMFPYFIMLIFCGIPLFFMELSFGQFASQGCLGVWRISPMFKGVGYGMMVVSTYIGIYYNVVICIAFYYFFSSMTHVLPWAYCNNPWNSPDCAGVLDTSNLTNGSQSAALPSNVSHLLNRTLQRTSPSEEYWRLYVLKLSNDIGDFGEVRLPLLGCLGVSWVVVFLCLIRGVKSSGKVVYFTATFPYVVLTILFVRGVTLEGAFTGIMYYLTPQWDKILEAKVWGDAASQIFYSLGCAWGGLITMASYNKFHNNCYRDSVIISITNCATSVYAGFVIFSILGFMANHLGVDVSRVADHGPGLAFVAYPEALTLLPISPLWSLLFFFMLILLGLGTQFCLLETLVTAIVDEVGNEWILQKKTYVTLGVAVAGFLLGIPLTSQAGIYWLLLMDNYAASFSLVVISCIMCVSIMYIYGHRNYFQDIQMMLGFPPPFFFQICWRFISPAIIFFILIFTVIQYRPITYNHYQYPGWAVAIGFLMALSSVICIPFYALFQLCRTDGDTLLQRLKNATKPSRDWGPALLEHRTGRYAPTILPSPEDGLEAQPLHPDKAQIPLVGSNGSNRLQDSRI is encoded by the exons AATGGTGCTGTGCCCAGCGAGGCCACCAAGAGGGACCAGAACCTCAAACGGGGCAACTGGGGCAACCAGATCGAGTTTGTACTGACGAGCGTGGGCTATGCCGTGGGCCTGGGCAATGTCTGGCGCTTCCCATACCTCTGCTATCGCAACGGGGGAG gcgcctTCATGTTCCCCTACTTCATCATGCTGATATTCTGCGGGATCCCTCTCTTCTTCATGGAGCTCTCCTTCGGCCAGTTTGCAAGTCAGGGCTGCTTGGGGGTCTGGAGGATCAGCCCCATGTTCAAAG GTGTGGGCTATGGCATGATGGTGGTGTCTACGTACATTGGCATCTACTACAACGTGGTCATCTGCATCGCCTTCTACTACTTCTTCTCCTCCATGACACATGTGCTGCCCTGGGCCTACTGCAACAACCCCTGGAACTCCCCGGACTGCGCCGGCGTGCTGGACACCTCCAACCTCACCAACGGCTCGCAGTCTGCTGCCCTGCCCAGCAACGTCTCCCACCTGCTCAACCGCACCCTCCAGAGGACCAGCCCCAGCGAGGAGTACTGGAG GCTCTACGTGCTGAAGCTGTCAAATGACATCGGGGACTTTGGGGAGGTGAGACTGCCCCTCCTCGGCTGCCTTGGCGTCTCTTGGGTGGTCGTATTCCTCTGCCTCATCCGAGGGGTCAAGTCTTCAGGGAAA GTGGTGTACTTCACGGCTACGTTTCCCTATGTGGTGCTGACCATCCTCTTCGTCCGCGGCGTAACCCTGGAAGGAGCCTTCACAGGCATCATGTACTACCTGACCCCACAGTGGGACAAGATTCTGGAGGCCAAG GTATGGGGAGACGCGGCCTCCCAGATCTTCTACTCCCTGGGCTGCGCATGGGGAGGCCTCATCACCATGGCTTCCTACAACAAGTTCCACAACAACTGCTACCG GGATAGCGTCATCATCAGCATCACTAACTGTGCCACCAGCGTCTATGCTGGCTTTGTCATCTTCTCCATCCTGGGCTTCATGGCCAATCACCTGGGTGTGGACGTCTCCCGCGTGGCAGACCACGGCCCTGGCCTGGCCTTCGTGGCATACCCAGAGGCCCTCACACTGCTGCCCATCTCCCCGCTCTGGTCCCTGCTCTTCTTCTTCATGCTCATCTTGCTGGGGCTGGGCACTCAG TTCTGCCTCCTAGAGACGCTGGTGACAGCCATTGTGGATGAGGTGGGGAATGAGTGGATCCTGCAGAAAAAgacctatgtgaccttgggcgtGGCTGTGGCTGGCTTCCTGCTGGGCATCCCCCTCACCAGCCAA GCAGGCATCTACTGGCTGCTGCTAATGGACAACTACGCGGCCAGCTTCTCCTTGGTCGTCATCTCCTGCATCATGTGTGTGTCCATCATGTACATCTACG GACACCGGAACTACTTTCAGGACATCCAGATGATGTTGGGGTTCCCACCGCCCTTCTTCTTCCAGATCTGCTGGCGCTTCATCTCTCCGGCTATCATCTTC TTCATTCTCATCTTCACGGTGATCCAGTACCGTCCAATCACCTACAACCACTACCAGTATCCAGGCTGGGCAGTGGCCATCGGCTTCCTCATGGCGCTGTCCTCCGTCATTTGCATCCCATTCTACGCCCTGTTCCAGCTCTGCCGCACAGATGGGGACACCCTCCTCCAG CGTTTGAAAAATGCCACAAAGCCAAGCAGAGACTGGGGCCCCGCCCTCCTGGAGCACCGGACTGGGCGCTATGCCCCCACCATACTGCCCTCTCCTGAAGACGGGCTGGAGGCCCAGCCGCTGCACCCGGACAAGGCCCAGATCCCCCTGGTGGGCAGTAACGGCTCCAACCGTCTGCAGGACTCCCGGATATGA
- the LOC112314607 gene encoding sodium- and chloride-dependent glycine transporter 1 isoform X4, whose protein sequence is MFPYFIMLIFCGIPLFFMELSFGQFASQGCLGVWRISPMFKGVGYGMMVVSTYIGIYYNVVICIAFYYFFSSMTHVLPWAYCNNPWNSPDCAGVLDTSNLTNGSQSAALPSNVSHLLNRTLQRTSPSEEYWRLYVLKLSNDIGDFGEVRLPLLGCLGVSWVVVFLCLIRGVKSSGKVVYFTATFPYVVLTILFVRGVTLEGAFTGIMYYLTPQWDKILEAKVWGDAASQIFYSLGCAWGGLITMASYNKFHNNCYRDSVIISITNCATSVYAGFVIFSILGFMANHLGVDVSRVADHGPGLAFVAYPEALTLLPISPLWSLLFFFMLILLGLGTQFCLLETLVTAIVDEVGNEWILQKKTYVTLGVAVAGFLLGIPLTSQAGIYWLLLMDNYAASFSLVVISCIMCVSIMYIYGHRNYFQDIQMMLGFPPPFFFQICWRFISPAIIFFILIFTVIQYRPITYNHYQYPGWAVAIGFLMALSSVICIPFYALFQLCRTDGDTLLQRLKNATKPSRDWGPALLEHRTGRYAPTILPSPEDGLEAQPLHPDKAQIPLVGSNGSNRLQDSRI, encoded by the exons ATGTTCCCCTACTTCATCATGCTGATATTCTGCGGGATCCCTCTCTTCTTCATGGAGCTCTCCTTCGGCCAGTTTGCAAGTCAGGGCTGCTTGGGGGTCTGGAGGATCAGCCCCATGTTCAAAG GTGTGGGCTATGGCATGATGGTGGTGTCTACGTACATTGGCATCTACTACAACGTGGTCATCTGCATCGCCTTCTACTACTTCTTCTCCTCCATGACACATGTGCTGCCCTGGGCCTACTGCAACAACCCCTGGAACTCCCCGGACTGCGCCGGCGTGCTGGACACCTCCAACCTCACCAACGGCTCGCAGTCTGCTGCCCTGCCCAGCAACGTCTCCCACCTGCTCAACCGCACCCTCCAGAGGACCAGCCCCAGCGAGGAGTACTGGAG GCTCTACGTGCTGAAGCTGTCAAATGACATCGGGGACTTTGGGGAGGTGAGACTGCCCCTCCTCGGCTGCCTTGGCGTCTCTTGGGTGGTCGTATTCCTCTGCCTCATCCGAGGGGTCAAGTCTTCAGGGAAA GTGGTGTACTTCACGGCTACGTTTCCCTATGTGGTGCTGACCATCCTCTTCGTCCGCGGCGTAACCCTGGAAGGAGCCTTCACAGGCATCATGTACTACCTGACCCCACAGTGGGACAAGATTCTGGAGGCCAAG GTATGGGGAGACGCGGCCTCCCAGATCTTCTACTCCCTGGGCTGCGCATGGGGAGGCCTCATCACCATGGCTTCCTACAACAAGTTCCACAACAACTGCTACCG GGATAGCGTCATCATCAGCATCACTAACTGTGCCACCAGCGTCTATGCTGGCTTTGTCATCTTCTCCATCCTGGGCTTCATGGCCAATCACCTGGGTGTGGACGTCTCCCGCGTGGCAGACCACGGCCCTGGCCTGGCCTTCGTGGCATACCCAGAGGCCCTCACACTGCTGCCCATCTCCCCGCTCTGGTCCCTGCTCTTCTTCTTCATGCTCATCTTGCTGGGGCTGGGCACTCAG TTCTGCCTCCTAGAGACGCTGGTGACAGCCATTGTGGATGAGGTGGGGAATGAGTGGATCCTGCAGAAAAAgacctatgtgaccttgggcgtGGCTGTGGCTGGCTTCCTGCTGGGCATCCCCCTCACCAGCCAA GCAGGCATCTACTGGCTGCTGCTAATGGACAACTACGCGGCCAGCTTCTCCTTGGTCGTCATCTCCTGCATCATGTGTGTGTCCATCATGTACATCTACG GACACCGGAACTACTTTCAGGACATCCAGATGATGTTGGGGTTCCCACCGCCCTTCTTCTTCCAGATCTGCTGGCGCTTCATCTCTCCGGCTATCATCTTC TTCATTCTCATCTTCACGGTGATCCAGTACCGTCCAATCACCTACAACCACTACCAGTATCCAGGCTGGGCAGTGGCCATCGGCTTCCTCATGGCGCTGTCCTCCGTCATTTGCATCCCATTCTACGCCCTGTTCCAGCTCTGCCGCACAGATGGGGACACCCTCCTCCAG CGTTTGAAAAATGCCACAAAGCCAAGCAGAGACTGGGGCCCCGCCCTCCTGGAGCACCGGACTGGGCGCTATGCCCCCACCATACTGCCCTCTCCTGAAGACGGGCTGGAGGCCCAGCCGCTGCACCCGGACAAGGCCCAGATCCCCCTGGTGGGCAGTAACGGCTCCAACCGTCTGCAGGACTCCCGGATATGA
- the LOC112314607 gene encoding sodium- and chloride-dependent glycine transporter 1 isoform X3, whose product MAAARGPVAPSSPEQNGAVPSEATKRDQNLKRGNWGNQIEFVLTSVGYAVGLGNVWRFPYLCYRNGGGAFMFPYFIMLIFCGIPLFFMELSFGQFASQGCLGVWRISPMFKGVGYGMMVVSTYIGIYYNVVICIAFYYFFSSMTHVLPWAYCNNPWNSPDCAGVLDTSNLTNGSQSAALPSNVSHLLNRTLQRTSPSEEYWRLYVLKLSNDIGDFGEVVYFTATFPYVVLTILFVRGVTLEGAFTGIMYYLTPQWDKILEAKVWGDAASQIFYSLGCAWGGLITMASYNKFHNNCYRDSVIISITNCATSVYAGFVIFSILGFMANHLGVDVSRVADHGPGLAFVAYPEALTLLPISPLWSLLFFFMLILLGLGTQFCLLETLVTAIVDEVGNEWILQKKTYVTLGVAVAGFLLGIPLTSQAGIYWLLLMDNYAASFSLVVISCIMCVSIMYIYGHRNYFQDIQMMLGFPPPFFFQICWRFISPAIIFFILIFTVIQYRPITYNHYQYPGWAVAIGFLMALSSVICIPFYALFQLCRTDGDTLLQRLKNATKPSRDWGPALLEHRTGRYAPTILPSPEDGLEAQPLHPDKAQIPLVGSNGSNRLQDSRI is encoded by the exons AATGGTGCTGTGCCCAGCGAGGCCACCAAGAGGGACCAGAACCTCAAACGGGGCAACTGGGGCAACCAGATCGAGTTTGTACTGACGAGCGTGGGCTATGCCGTGGGCCTGGGCAATGTCTGGCGCTTCCCATACCTCTGCTATCGCAACGGGGGAG gcgcctTCATGTTCCCCTACTTCATCATGCTGATATTCTGCGGGATCCCTCTCTTCTTCATGGAGCTCTCCTTCGGCCAGTTTGCAAGTCAGGGCTGCTTGGGGGTCTGGAGGATCAGCCCCATGTTCAAAG GTGTGGGCTATGGCATGATGGTGGTGTCTACGTACATTGGCATCTACTACAACGTGGTCATCTGCATCGCCTTCTACTACTTCTTCTCCTCCATGACACATGTGCTGCCCTGGGCCTACTGCAACAACCCCTGGAACTCCCCGGACTGCGCCGGCGTGCTGGACACCTCCAACCTCACCAACGGCTCGCAGTCTGCTGCCCTGCCCAGCAACGTCTCCCACCTGCTCAACCGCACCCTCCAGAGGACCAGCCCCAGCGAGGAGTACTGGAG GCTCTACGTGCTGAAGCTGTCAAATGACATCGGGGACTTTGGGGAG GTGGTGTACTTCACGGCTACGTTTCCCTATGTGGTGCTGACCATCCTCTTCGTCCGCGGCGTAACCCTGGAAGGAGCCTTCACAGGCATCATGTACTACCTGACCCCACAGTGGGACAAGATTCTGGAGGCCAAG GTATGGGGAGACGCGGCCTCCCAGATCTTCTACTCCCTGGGCTGCGCATGGGGAGGCCTCATCACCATGGCTTCCTACAACAAGTTCCACAACAACTGCTACCG GGATAGCGTCATCATCAGCATCACTAACTGTGCCACCAGCGTCTATGCTGGCTTTGTCATCTTCTCCATCCTGGGCTTCATGGCCAATCACCTGGGTGTGGACGTCTCCCGCGTGGCAGACCACGGCCCTGGCCTGGCCTTCGTGGCATACCCAGAGGCCCTCACACTGCTGCCCATCTCCCCGCTCTGGTCCCTGCTCTTCTTCTTCATGCTCATCTTGCTGGGGCTGGGCACTCAG TTCTGCCTCCTAGAGACGCTGGTGACAGCCATTGTGGATGAGGTGGGGAATGAGTGGATCCTGCAGAAAAAgacctatgtgaccttgggcgtGGCTGTGGCTGGCTTCCTGCTGGGCATCCCCCTCACCAGCCAA GCAGGCATCTACTGGCTGCTGCTAATGGACAACTACGCGGCCAGCTTCTCCTTGGTCGTCATCTCCTGCATCATGTGTGTGTCCATCATGTACATCTACG GACACCGGAACTACTTTCAGGACATCCAGATGATGTTGGGGTTCCCACCGCCCTTCTTCTTCCAGATCTGCTGGCGCTTCATCTCTCCGGCTATCATCTTC TTCATTCTCATCTTCACGGTGATCCAGTACCGTCCAATCACCTACAACCACTACCAGTATCCAGGCTGGGCAGTGGCCATCGGCTTCCTCATGGCGCTGTCCTCCGTCATTTGCATCCCATTCTACGCCCTGTTCCAGCTCTGCCGCACAGATGGGGACACCCTCCTCCAG CGTTTGAAAAATGCCACAAAGCCAAGCAGAGACTGGGGCCCCGCCCTCCTGGAGCACCGGACTGGGCGCTATGCCCCCACCATACTGCCCTCTCCTGAAGACGGGCTGGAGGCCCAGCCGCTGCACCCGGACAAGGCCCAGATCCCCCTGGTGGGCAGTAACGGCTCCAACCGTCTGCAGGACTCCCGGATATGA